From the genome of Oceanococcus atlanticus:
CGCCTGTGGCTGACCTCGGGCAGCATGGGCACGATGGGCTTCGGTCTCCCGGCCGCCATCGGCGCCCAGTTTGCCCAGCGCGAGCGCTTGGTTATCGACATCGACGGCGACGCGTCCATCCGCATGAACATCGGCGAGTTGGAAACCGCCACAACCTACGGCCTGCCGGTCAAGGTGGTGGTGCTCAACAACATCGGCGACGGCATGGTGCGGCAGTGGCAGAAGCTGTTCTTCAAGAGCCGCTTCTCCGCCACCGACAAGTCTCTGCATAAAAAAGACTTCATCAAGGCCGCCGAAGCCGACGGTTACGAATGGGCCAAACGGGTCGACAACAAGGCCGACCTGCCCGGCGTGATCGCCGACTTCCTGGCCTTCGAAGGCCCGGCGTTTCTTGAAGTCATGGTCGACCGTGATGCCGGCGTGTACCCGATGGTCGGGCCAGGCATGAGCTACCGCCAGATGATCACCGGCGATTACATTGCCAACCGCTACGACACGGCGGCCAGCGAAGAAACCGACGCCTCCGAGATGTTCTGATGCAACGCTTCGGCTTGTGCCTCATGGCAGCCGCGGGAGGCCTGATGCTTGCCAGCACGCACGCCTACGCAGCAACCAACACGACTGACGATGCCACAACAGTCGAACTGCAAGCCGAAGCTCTGCCCCAGGCTCAGCGCCGCGATCTTGAGCTGTCTGCGCGACGCAACCCCTACGCGATCTCACCGCACAAACCGAACTTTCTGCTGCCGCTGAGCTGGTCGCGGCGCACCCATGGCGCGCCCTTCAATATGGCCGACAGCGAACTGCAAAATTTCGAGGTCAAGTTCCAGCTCAGCTTCAAGGTGGCGATCTGGGAAGAACCGCTGTCACTGCCACTGGACCTGTATTTCGCCTACACCGGGCGCTCGTTCTGGCAGGCTTTCAATCGCGACAAATCCGCGCCTTTTCGCGACACCAATCACGAACCCGAAGCCTTCGTGTCGACCTTCGGCGATTGGCAGCTTGGTCCCCTGCGCGACGTTAACCTGCGCGCAGGATTCAGCCACCAGTCCAATGGACAACCGTTGCCGCTGTCACGCAGCTGGAACCGGATCTACACCGGCGTGGAAGCCCGCTGGCGGCGCTTCTTTCTCGACCTGGTGATATGGGACCGCCTGCCCGAAGATCCCAAAGACGGCCCGGATGACCCCAAAGGCGATGACAATCCCGACATCGAACGCTATGTCGGCAATGGGCAATTTTCAGTCGGCTGGGTGATCAACAACAAAACCGTGCGCGTGAGCCTGCGTAACAATCTGCGTGCGGACAATCGTGGCGCGCTGACCGCCGCCTTCACCTACCCGATCAA
Proteins encoded in this window:
- a CDS encoding phospholipase A, whose protein sequence is MAAAGGLMLASTHAYAATNTTDDATTVELQAEALPQAQRRDLELSARRNPYAISPHKPNFLLPLSWSRRTHGAPFNMADSELQNFEVKFQLSFKVAIWEEPLSLPLDLYFAYTGRSFWQAFNRDKSAPFRDTNHEPEAFVSTFGDWQLGPLRDVNLRAGFSHQSNGQPLPLSRSWNRIYTGVEARWRRFFLDLVIWDRLPEDPKDGPDDPKGDDNPDIERYVGNGQFSVGWVINNKTVRVSLRNNLRADNRGALTAAFTYPINTRLKGYVEFFSGYGETLIDYNHSNERLSFGIAISDWP